A single region of the Podospora pseudopauciseta strain CBS 411.78 chromosome 1, whole genome shotgun sequence genome encodes:
- a CDS encoding hypothetical protein (COG:S; EggNog:ENOG503NY3Q) has product MSRQPAHPPGHHQHVRLTLGVAPSFLKTSSLNLSPQTPPRALAQDGPLKPISKLQAYPPSIASSPALSSASTADGEASPVLPPLPVPRLPERVRGLLRTPPPAAERSGDEDSRDEGLAPGATDWGSPYPSNLRTDSTSSSDLSGDSPLPIHRLQLQTPFLRPAPLIEEPQPEPPRQSSLSAAAAVLANRARRIAHGITEDWIRQHTAAGGDQEKRHWFSDGTGDSENSSLSGSFSGEEAAWLGYDDINLETPRPRSRETDNGRWLSSGLDRRKQASNETLRQSHLDRAKEAPVAKMVSSDERSTPDSVGNRGFTADSLSATQGRLNLPERPGTPKLNGINGSASVTQAEHKAPSTPSRAAVKRASLSATPRAFRKKVPWKGKNIMVCFPSNDRRGQPGGPPMPLTETQVKGMLRSWEELGYNTEGFDLASDAQELGTAEHSHSRGSWPDFDDVARERQSGKYPIVLPDLNAWKKYVDELNEAKLRALGVSFGDEEPPLPPPPAISPATTMSRQTSMQYPPLPFSPPIPTSSASSNQAVPGFPFNVPFVTSAAQSPGIPAGASPGPFNKFNPRASISIPSPHGWSPSIMLGHRVGSPSLANLSAMMSPTSPFSPDGMGPVGPVGHQRHQSLQFPVLPHQFQVPVRASPRLQDLCEIDEEPAEEEASKPHEAGFVHHNASDSLQKEIDEAEYHLEEQMRSQLDNDEDYSPHNENDKGEMPALPSVQFAAQAPQFSQADGLVLHHPRPHSRGHSLSQKFYTEDDATVEGGYRPTLQGISPHLSEDSEIETNPSNLGTPVQNFDFAKIAHQRTLSNDSNPWQHSEPGRPAANSNHQPRVSHGSKSSFSKLNVEAPEFKFNPANSFTPGNGFAFSNSSFATPVFNAGLPQTVPNAFGMTAPLPAPVPAPVPAPGPTKINVNAAPFSPGSSDFSFSSSGPKFRPDAPAFTPTGIPGVTAGSVKSTSKPGSIFGSIDLSAADIVKPAKKSQAVPITKPENEQPDEEREGGKAPGQYTGEETRSKRARSSVAPDDDIALFAERTDDPTLVVAKPETVAEDDGPVEDKSFDESNNGQEDTAQSSMVISATPDTEAAISPSETSPDQATVPWAPFEFNKPTEMQAFAEAAPFEPGSFKAGHTKSLSATAKAFVPGVPVWEDDKDTTPEATPIVANDEHSGLSQDAAETVVESIEQPEEDLEVPTPAAARSLDKELPPAPKGFAASRYARSSPPPPPPPKQSGLSASRFATAPSPSNEQPQQQVSMPASSTELDDKPLPSAPAEEAAGDMLAEPTMADLDEIMRRLNENPDMGVKKTYNNENQWTHADPAPRGTSLEVPLDAPLLRSEAPSPKPSSRQYDEMADSPRTLSAEPEDPFNDQMQYTEGAVQRLNGSESLPASDWEGTFTEDEQTKLESRVKFFDGRVSDLVDGLLAARLKPLEHLVSGLARSGKHLHSSQPRHSVSDTEDGDDEEDGLTHLRRPASPRRDRRMQQIRAAVSEALAAHQKIPAESARSLAGEDNSRVLSVLEEMKTQLNVRADIGSIVEEVIERRIPPAAVDKDHEISQLHARLAALEQRLHDSDAKLAAETAARQAAEDSAARASRELENAATKIDVEMMNKSSLGQRINDLEERVHHAEHQVEEAVNGRRAAEDRLAENQRLLRISAEEETRLRELVDTKDSEMNEARKETLHWRGEATRIATIAQRRDKDLAQALDENKALHKLIETLGTQVEENERVRDNYRTKMFSLQEDMAKAAKDIAEENARHAKREQGLVARQEVLEARLQAEARTRERIETELQRLEMGERQGMRAVAECKRLENVLAEMRTENHKLHQSALRYQAEFEEARESAAREVQRTRDAMQSEIDAANHQVNVARNELEDQMARLRSQLDQVKMDADTSKARLEMLLEEAQTTKQTELEALAEKHQNEMEDLQARYDRQLSNTREDAHRTEQNLLERLSISTSKSEHLQDKVAHLEEKLEIAKEAARAAAQAAKSSVGGAELPAQVGASAARELGVPERISPQALRESIMVLQEQLQEREQRIEELDQKLAKVDPEAETKISKRDDEIIWLRELLAVRHSDLQDIIAALGREDYDKNTVKDAAIRLKANLQMEEQERERALNGGSAINLPNIAATIREAATPRVAQAVGPLAAAWGNWRRSRDPSFGAASSVQSPTGSTSGSSTTPSKSGPTASGFLGGLLTPPASSLRQTPTAPPVKQPTAFSSTGRRFTAQDLANRPLGPASAAVQQAQLETAAAVPALPSVLSTPPRRTVSSGPVTPPMRDNAYDSDAQDFDDAEFYEE; this is encoded by the exons ATGTCCCGGCAGCCAGCTCACCCCcctggccaccaccaacatgtTCGGCTAACATTGGGTGTCGCTCCCAGTTTCCTAAAAACGTCTTCCTTAAATTTGTCACCGCAGACTCCTCCTCGTGCACTGGCACAGGACGGCCCTCTCAAGCCGATCTCCAAGTTGCAGGCCTACCCACCATCGATTGCATCGTCCCCTGCCCTCTCGAGCGCTTCCACTGCCGACGGCGAGGCATCCCCCGTACTACCGCCTCTGCCAGTACCTAGATTACCTGAACGAGTCCGTGGTCTCTTGAGGACTCCACCGCCCGCCGCTGAAAGATCAGGAGACGAGGATAGCAGGGACGAAGGCTTGGCTCCTGGCGCTACCGATTGGGGTTCCCCCTACCCCTCGAACCTTCGAACCGACAGCACCTCTAGCAGCGACCTTTCTGGGGACTCTCCCCTACCAATCCACCGCCTTCAACTACAAACCCCCTTCTTGCGTCCCGCCCCGCTCATCGAAGAACCGCAGCCAGAGCCCCCACGGCAGTCAAGCCTGAGTGCGGCCGCAGCTGTGCTTGCGAACCGAGCCAGGCGCATTGCGCACGGAATCACAGAGGATTGGATACGTCAGCACACGGCTGCTGGAGGTGACCAGGAAAAACGACATTGGTTCAGTGACGGAACCGGCGATAGTGAGAACTCTTCACTGAGCGGCTCATTTTCCGGTGAGGAAGCTGCGTGGTTGGGATACGACGATATCAATCTTGAAACCCCACGACCAAGAAGTCGCGAGACCGATAACGGACGGTGGCTGTCATCCGGCCTCGACCGCAGAAAGCAGGCCAGTAACGAAACGTTGAGACAATCCCACCTGGACCGTGCAAAAGAAGCCCCGGTCGCCAAAATGGTGTCTTCCGACGAGAGGTCAACGCCCGATAGCGTGGGCAACCGCGGATTCACAGCTGACTCGTTGTCGGCCACTCAGGGGCGTCTCAACCTCCCTGAGAGGCCCGGCACACCGAAACTGAACGGAATCAACGGATCGGCGAGTGTGACGCAGGCAGAGCATAAGGCgccatcaacaccgtcaAGAGCGGCTGTCAAGCGCGCGTCTCTGAGTGCGACCCCCCGCGCATTCAGGAAAAAGGTACCTTGGAAGGGCAAAAACATCATGGTATGCTTCCCGAGCAACGACCGACGGGGTCAGCCCGGCGGGCCTCCAATGCCCCTTACCGAGACCCAGGTGAAGGGCATGCTTCGAAGTTGGGAGGAGCTTGGGTACAACACCGAAGGATTTGATTTAGCATCGGATGCACAAGAGCTTGGGACTGCGGAGCATTCACATAGTAGGGGATCCTGGCCCGACTTTGATGATGTCGCACGGGAGCGGCAGAGCGGCAAATACCCAATAGTCCTTCCCGATCTCAATG CCTGGAAGAAGTACGTCGACGAGCTCAACGAGGCCAAACTCCGCGCCCTGGGCGTTTCGTTTGGCGATGAAgaacctcccctccctccgccgccaGCGATCTCCCCCGCTACGACGATGAGCCGGCAAACGTCGATGCAATATCCGCCCCTGCCATTCTCCCCACCGATTCCAACGTCCTCCGCATCGAGCAACCAAGCAGTCCCCGGCTTCCCATTCAACGTGCCGTTCGTCACCTCTGCCGCCCAGAGTCCAGGTATCCCGGCCGGCGCATCACCGGGGCCGTTCAACAAGTTCAATCCCCGGGCGTCTATCTCGATCCCTTCGCCACATGGGTGGTCTCCCTCCATCATGCTCGGGCACCGTGTTGGCTCGCCCTCGCTCGCAAACCTCAGCGCCATGATGTCTCCTACTTCCCCATTCTCTCCTGATGGGATGGGCCCTGTCGGGCCTGTTGGACACCAACGGCATCAGTCACTACAGTTCCCTGTCTTGCCTCACCAGTTCCAAGTGCCAGTCAGAGCCTCGCCGCGCCTGCAGGATCTATGCGAAATTGACGAGGAGCcggcagaggaagaggcaTCGAAGCCCCACGAGGCCGGCTTTGTGCACCACAACGCTAGTGATAGCTTGCAGAAGGAAATTGACGAGGCTGAGTATCACCTCGAGGAGCAGATGCGCTCCCAGCTCGACAATGACGAAGACTACAGCCCCCACAACGAAAACGATAAGGGAGAGATGCCTGCATTGCCATCTGTGCAGTTCGCGGCTCAAGCCCCCCAGTTTAGTCAAGCGGATGGTCTTGTTTTGCATCACCCCAGACCGCACAGCCGAGGTCATTCGCTCTCTCAGAAGTTTTATACCGAAGACGACGCAACTGTCGAGGGTGGCTACAGACCCACGCTGCAGGGCATTAGTCCGCACTTGTCAGAAGATTCCGAGATCGAGACCAATCCGAGTAATCTGGGAACTCCTGTTCAGAACTTTGATTTTGCCAAGATCGCCCACCAGCGGACGCTGTCGAACGACAGCAACCCATGGCAACACAGTGAGCCCGGAAGGCCGGCTGCTAACAGCAATCACCAGCCACGCGTAAGCCACGGCAGCAAGTCTTCTTTCTCGAAGCTCAATGTTGAGGCTCCGGAGTTCAAGTTCAACCCCGCGAACTCGTTCACCCCAGGTAACGGGTTTGccttctcaaactcctcgtTCGCGACCCCTGTCTTCAACGCAGGGTTACCGCAGACCGTACCCAATGCGTTTGGTATGACGGCTCCGTTGCCAGCGCCCGTTCCAGCTCCTGTGCCAGCTCCTGGCCCTACCAAGATTAATGTCAACGCTGCGCCCTTTTCGCCTGGATCGAGCGACTTCAGCTTCTCAAGCTCAGGCCCCAAGTTCAGACCTGATGCTCCCGCCTTCACCCCAACCGGCATCCCCGGAGTGACTGCTGGTTCCGTGAAGAGCACGAGCAAGCCTGGCTCCATCTTTGGAAGCATTGATCTTTCTGCCGCGGACATTGTCAAGCCCGCGAAGAAGTCGCAGGCCGTTCCTATCACCAAGCCTGAGAATGAACAGCCCGATGAGGAGCGTGAGGGTGGCAAGGCACCTGGTCAGTACACTGGCGAGGAGACACGCAGCAAACGAGCCAGGTCTTCGGTTGCTCCCGATGATGATATTGCTCTCTTTGCGGAACGTACAGACGATCCTACCTTGGTCGTCGCCAAGCCAGAGACGGTTGCCGAAGACGATGGACCGGTGGAGGACAAGTCCTTCGATGAGTCCAACAACGGCCAGGAAGACACTGCGCAGTCATCCATGGTCATTTCAGCAACACCGGATACCGAGGCTGCAATCAGTCCCTCTGAAACTTCACCGGACCAGGCGACTGTTCCTTGGGCGCCATTCGAGTTCAACAAGCCGACTGAGATGCAGGCATTCGCCGAGGCCGCGCCATTCGAGCCTGGAAGCTTCAAGGCTGGCCATACGAAATCACTTTCAGCCACGGCCAAGGCCTTCGTTCCTGGCGTGCCTGTGTGGGAAGACGATAAAGATACCACTCCTGAAGCTACACCTATTGTTGCCAACGACGAACATTCAGGACTCAGTCAAGATGCCGCTGAAACAGTCGTCGAGTCTATCGAGCAGCCAGAGGAGGACCTCGAAGTGCCGACTCCCGCTGCCGCCCGATCACTCGACAAGGAACTACCCCCAGCTCCTAAGGGGTTTGCTGCGTCCCGTTATGCCcgctcctcccctccacctccgcctccacccaAGCAAAGCGGGCTCTCGGCCTCCCGGTTTGCCACCGCTCCCTCCCCAAGCAACGagcaaccacagcaacaagtTTCCATGCCTGCTTCGTCTACTGAACTTGATGACAAGCCCTTGCCCTCAGCTccggcggaggaggctgctgggGATATGCTTGCCGAACCCACCATGGCTGATCTGGATGAGATCATGCGTCGACTCAACGAAAATCCGGATATGGGTGTGAAAAAGACGTATAACAACGAGAACCAATGGACCCATGCTGACCCAGCTCCTCGGGGAACGTCATTGGAGGTTCCACTTGACGCGCCTCTGCTCCGCAGCGAGGCTCCTAGCCCTAAGCCAAGCAGCCGTCAGTACGATGAAATGGCCGACTCCCCAAGGACGTTGTCTGCCGAGCCTGAAGATCCGTTCAACGATCAAATGCAGTACACAGAGGGTGCAGTCCAGCGCCTCAATGGAAGTGAGAGCCTTCCTGCTAGCGACTGGGAGGGCACCTTCACAGAGGACGAACAAACGAAGCTTGAGTCGCGTGTCAAGTTCTTTGACGGCCGTGTCAGTGATCTTGTTGATGGACTGCTTGCTGCTCGCCTCAAGCCTTTGGAGCATCTTGTCTCTGGGCTTGCTCGCAGCGGAAAGCACCTTCATTCTTCCCAGCCACGTCACAGTGTGTCGGATACGGAAGATGgcgacgacgaagaggatgggTTGACTCATCTCAGGCGCCCTGCGAGCCCCCGCCGGGACCGCAGAATGCAGCAAATTCGTGCGGCCGTTTCCGAGGCGCTCGCAGCTCACCAAAAGATTCCAGCAGAATCGGCTCGTTCTTTGGCGGGCGAGGACAATTCTCGTGTCCTGTCTGTTTTGGAAGAGATGAAGACACAACTCAACGTCAGGGCCGACATTGGGAGTATCGTGGAGGAGGTTATTGAACGGCGTATCCCGCCCGCGGCTGTGGATAAGGATCATGAGATCAGCCAGTTGCACGCTCGGCTTGCGGCTTTGGAGCAGCGTCTTCATGATAGCGATGCCAAGCTGGCAGCTGAAACTGCCGCTAGACAGGCGGCCGAGGATAGTGCCGCCAGGGCTAGCCGTGAGCTTGAGAATGCGGCTACCAAGATTGATGTTGAAATGATGAACAAGAGCTCCCTGGGGCAGCGCATCAACGACCTCGAGGAGCGTGTGCACCACGCCGAGCatcaggtggaggaggcagtCAACGGTAGAAGGGCTGCTGAAGATCGTCTTGCAGAGAACCAGCGGTTGCTTCGCATCTCTGCAGAAGAGGAGACTCGTCTTCGTGAACTCGTCGATACTAAGGATAGCGAGATGAACGAGGCGCGCAAGGAAACTCTGCACTGGCGGGGTGAAGCTACCCGTATTGCTACTATTGCTCAGAGACGGGATAAGGACCTTGCTCAGGCGCTTGACGAAAATAAGGCGCTGCACAAGCTCATTGAGACCCTCGGCACCCAGGTCGAGGAGAACGAGCGTGTCCGTGACAACTATCGCACCAAGATGTTCTCTCTCCAGGAGGACATGGCCAAGGCTGCAAAGGATATTGCTGAGGAGAATGCCCGTCATGCCAAGCGGGAACAAGGCCTTGTCGCTCGGCAGGAGGTTCTCGAGGCTAGACTTCAGGCCGAGGCTCGAACTCGCGAGCGCATTGAGACTGAGCTCCAGAGGCTGGAAATGGGCGAGCGCCAGGGCATGCGCGCTGTTGCTGAGTGTAAGAGACTCGAAAATGTTCTCGCCGAGATGCGCACCGAGAATCACAAGTTGCACCAGAGCGCCCTCCGCTACCAGGCCGAATTTGAAGAGGCTAGGGAGTCTGCTGCCCGTGAGGTTCAACGCACTCGCGATGCTATGCAGAGCGAAATCGACGCTGCCAATCACCAGGTCAACGTTGCTCGCAACGAGCTTGAGGACCAGATGGCGAGACTTAGAAGCCAGCTCGACCAAGTCAAGATGGATGCTGACACTTCCAAGGCGCGCCTTGAGATGCTCTTGGAGGAAGCTCAAACCACCAAGCAGACCGAGCTTGAAGCCCTTGCTGAGAAACATCAGAACGAGATGGAGGACCTGCAGGCACGCTACGACCGCCAGCTCAGCAACACCAGAGAAGATGCCCACCGCACTGAGCAGAACCTGCTGGAGCGTCTTAgcatctccacctccaagtCCGAGCACCTCCAAGACAAGGTCGCCCATctcgaggagaagcttgAGATTGCCAAGGAGGCTGCACGGGCTGCTGCTCAGGCTGCCAAGTCGTCTGTTGGTGGTGCGGAATTACCTGCCCAGGTTGGCGCTTCCGCGGCCAGGGAATTGGGAGTTCCAGAGAGGATTTCGCCCCAGGCTCTGCGCGAGTCCATCATGGTCTTGCAAGAGCAGCTCCAGGAGCGTGAGCAGAGAATTGAGGAGCTTGACCAGAAGCTTGCCAAGGTTGATCCCGAAGCGGAGACCAAGATTTCCAAGCGCGACGACGAGATCATCTGGCTCCGTGAGCTTCTTGCCGTCAGACACTCGGATCTGCAGGACATTATTGCTGCTCTCGGACGTGAAGATTACGACAAGAACACGGTCAAGGACGCGGCGATCCGTCTCAAGGCCAACCTCCAAATGGAGGAGCAGGAACGCGAAAGGGCACTCAATGGTGGTTCTGCCATCAACCTGCCCAACATTGCCGCCACCATTCGTGAAGCGGCCACTCCCCGCGTTGCCCAGGCTGTTGGTCCTTTGGCGGCCGCGTGGGGTAACTGGCGCAGGTCGAGAGATCCATCGTTTGGTGCTGCCAGCAGTGTACAGTCGCCCACCGGGTCGACTagtggcagcagcaccacaCCATCCAAGAGCGGCCCTACTGCGAGCGGCTTCCTCGGGGGTCTGTTGACACCTCCTGCCTCCAGTCTTAGACAGACGCCAACCGCCCCTCCAGTAAAGCAGCCGACTGCTTTCTCGAGCACCGGACGCCGCTTCACTGCCCAGGACCTTGCCAACCGACCTCTCGGGCCAGCTTCTGCCGCCGTGCAACAAGCGCAACTAGAGACGGCAGCTGCTGTCCCCGCTCTCCCCTCGGTGTTGAGCACCCCGCCCCGTCGCACCGTCTCTTCCGGACCAGTGACACCACCGATGCGGGACAATGCCTACGACTCCGATGCGCAAGACTTTGACGATGCCGAATTTTATGAGGAATGA